From one Ursus arctos isolate Adak ecotype North America unplaced genomic scaffold, UrsArc2.0 scaffold_26, whole genome shotgun sequence genomic stretch:
- the LOC113257377 gene encoding olfactory receptor 8S1-like encodes MRNHSVVSEFILLGLSADPQIQALLFVLFLVIYLLTLMGNLLLLLVIRADSHLHTPMYFFLGQLSFLDLCHSSVTVPKLLENLLSEKKTISVEGCLAQVFFVFATGGTESCLLTVMAYDRYVAISSPLLYGQMMNRQLCMGLVWGSWSLAFLDALINILVALNLDFCEAQNIHHFSCELPSLYPLSCSDVSASFTALLCSSLLHFFGNFLLIFFSYVRILSTILNISSTTGRSKAFSTCSSHLTAVIFFYGSGLLRYLMPNSGSTQELIFSLQYSVVTPMLNPLIYSLKNKEVKAAVRRILRKCV; translated from the coding sequence ATGAGAAACCACAGTGTTGTGTCTGAGTTCATCCTCCTCGGGCTGTCCGCTGACCCCCAGATTCAGGCTCTGCTCTTTGTGCTGTTCCTTGTTATTTACCTCCTGACCCTGATGGGGaacctgctgctgctgctggtgatcAGGGCTGACTCTCAcctccacacacccatgtacttcttcctgggaCAGTTGTCCTTCCTGGATCTCTGTCACTCCTCTGTCACTGTGCCCAAGTTGTTGGAGAACCTTCTGTCTGAGAAGAAAACCATCTCAGTAGAGGGCTGCCTGGCTCAGGTCTTCTTTGTGTTTGCCACTGGGGGCACTGAATCCTGCCTGCTTACtgtcatggcctatgaccgctatgttgCCATCAGCTCCCCTCTGCTGTATGGCCAGATGATGAACAGACAGCTATGTATGGGGCTGGTGTGGGGCTCATGGAGCTTGGCTTTTCTGGATGCTCTTATCAATATCCTTGTAGCTCTCAATTTAGACTTCTGTGAGGCTCAAAATATACACCACTTCAGCTGTGAGCTGCCGTCTCTCTACCCTTTGTCTTGCTCTGATGTGTCTGCAAGTTTTACTGCCCTGCTCTGCTCCAGCCTCCTGCatttctttggaaatttcctcctgatatttttctcctatgttcGCATTTTATCCACCATCCTGAACATTAGCTCTACCACAGGCAGAAGCAAGGCCTTCTCCACATGCTCCTCCCACCTCACTGCAGTGATCTTCTTTTATGGCTCAGGGTTACTCCGTTATCTCATGCCAAATTCAGGATCTACTCAAGAGTTAATCTTCTCCTTGCAGTACAGTGTGGTCACTCCTATGCTGAATCCCCTCATCTACAGCCTGAAGAACAAAGAAGTGAAGGCAGCTGTAAgaagaattttgagaaaatgtGTCTAA
- the LOC113257478 gene encoding olfactory receptor 8S1-like: protein MAMKNYSAIREFILLGLSIDPNIQDTLFVLFLLIYLFTLMGNFLMLLVTRADSHLHMPMYFFLRQLSFLDLCHSSVTVPKMLENLLSESKTIFVESCLAQAFFVFATGGTEACLLAVMAYDRYVAITSPLLYGQVMSNQLCVGMVWGSWGLAFADALINILLALNLDYCEDQTVPHFSCELSSLFPLSCSDTSTNFTLLLCSSVLHFFGTFLMIVFSYARIVSTILSISSTSGRGKAFSTCSSHLTTVTLFYGSGFLSYLLPTSGSPLEMMFSLQYSVVTPMLNPLIYSLQNKEVKAAVGRMFRKYFHSFM from the coding sequence ATGGCAATGAAAAACTACAGTGCTATCCGTGAGTTCATTCTTCTTGGACTATCTATTGACCCCAATATTCAGGACACACTCTTTGTGCTATTCCTTCTGATTTATCTCTTCACTCTGATGGGAAATTTCTTGATGCTGCTGGTGACTAGGGCTGATTCCCACCTCCACATGCCCATGTACTTCTTTTTGAGACAACTCTCCTTCCTGGACCTCTGCCATTCATCTGTCACAGTCCCCAAGATGCTGGAGAATCTACTTTCTGAAAGCAAAACCATCTTTGTAGAGAGCTGCCTGGCTCAGGCCTTCTTTGTGTTTGCCACAGGGGGTACTGAGGCCTGTCTGctggctgtgatggcctatgaccgttATGTAGCCATCACGTCCCCTCTGCTCTATGGCCAGGTGATGAGCAACCAGCTCTGTGTTGGGATGGTGTGGGGTTCCTGGGGCCTGGCCTTTGCTGATGCTCTCATCAATATCCTCTTGGCTCTCAATTTAGATTATTGTGAGGACCAGACTGTTCCCCACTTCAGCTGTGAgctgtcttctctcttccctctgtcttgCTCTGATACCTCCACCAACTTCACactcctgctctgctcctctgtccTACATTTCTTTGGAACCTTCCTTATGATTGTTTTCTCCTATGCCCGAATTGTCTCCACCATCCTGAGCATCAGCTCCACCTCAGGCAGAGGcaaggccttctccacctgctcctcccacctcacTACTGTGACCTTGTTCTATGGCTCAGGTTTCCTCAGCTATCTCTTGCCAACTTCGGGCTCCCCTCTGGAGATGATGTTCTCCTTACAGTACAGTGTGGTCACTCCCATGCTAAATCCCCTCATTTATAGCCTGCAGAACAAAGAGGTGAAGGCAGCTGTGGGAAGAATGTTCAGAAAAtactttcattctttcatgtaG